The Ananas comosus cultivar F153 linkage group 7, ASM154086v1, whole genome shotgun sequence genome has a window encoding:
- the LOC109713041 gene encoding probable zinc metalloprotease EGY1, chloroplastic has protein sequence MGTLPSSSLLNPSFRFRQLPHLGSFRLRDSVVSRRGSRDLCVVCKERLGNWRLGRRREGFRCFSINGNEEGEENGAGPSTKPAEEGEKRVGGDDSSSERTRASVSSRTPGISSDGPLYSSFQVDSIRLMELLGPEKVDPSDVKLIKEKLFGYSTFWVTKEEPFGDLGEGILFLGNLRGKREDVFAKLQQQLHEVTGDKYNLFMVEEPNSEGPDPRGGPRVSFGLLRKEVSEPGPTTLWQYVISLLLFLLTIGSCVELGIASQINSLPPEVVKYFTDPNATEPPDMQLLFPFVESALPLAYGVLGVQLFHEVGHFLAAFPSKVKLSIPYFIPNITLGSFGAITQFKSILPDRRAMVDISMAGPFAGAALSFLMFCVGLLLSLNPAAAGDLVQVPSLLFQGSLLLGLISRAALGYTAMHAATVSIHPLVIAGWCGLTTSAFNMLPVGCLDGGRAVQGAFGKNFLIGFGLTTYSLLGLGVLGGPLSLPWGLYVLICQRSPEKPCLNDVSEAGTWRKTALAIAIFLVVLTLLPLWDELAEELGIGLVTTF, from the exons ATGGGAACTCTCCCCAGCTCCTCTCTCCTCAATCCGAGCTTCCGATTCCGCCAACTACCCCACCTCGGGAGCTTCCGATTGAGGGATTCGGTTGTTTCGCGGAGGGGTTCGAGGGATTTGTGCGTAGTTTGTAAGGAGAGATTGGGCAATTGGAGGTTGGGGAGGCGCCGGGAGGGGTTTCGGTGCTTCTCGATCAATGGGAACGAAGAGGGGGAGGAGAATGGGGCGGGGCCGTCCACAAAGCCAGCGGAAGAGGGGGAGAAGAGGGTGGGTGGTGATGATTCGAGCTCGGAGCGAACCCGTGCGTCTGTTTCATCTAGG ACCCCAGGCATATCCTCGGATGGACCACTGTACAGTAGCTTTCAAGTTGATTCAATAAGGCTAATGGAACTCCTAGGACCTGAGAAGGTAGATCCTTCTGACGTCAAGCTTATAAAAGAAAAGCTCTTTGGCTACTCAACTTTTTGGGTCACTAAAGAAGAGCCATTCGGTGACCTTGGTGAAGGAATTCTCTTTCTTGGTAACTTGCGTGGGAAGAGGGAGGATGTTTTCGCCAAACTTCAGCAGCAGCTTCATGAAGTTACAGGCGATAAATACAACCTGTTCATGGTAGAGGAGCCCAACTCAGAGGGCCCTGACCCACGTGGTGGCCCACGTGTCAGTTTTGGTTTGCTGCGAAAAGAGGTCTCTGAGCCGGGGCCTACTACTCTTTGGCAATATGTTATTTCATTGCTTCTATTCCTCCTAACTATTGGGTCTTGTGTAGAACTAGGAATTGCATCTCAG ATAAACAGTCTTCCTCCTGAAGTAGTGAAGTACTTCACTGATCCAAATGCTACAGAACCTCCTGATATGCAGCTCTTATTCCCATTTGTGGAATCTGCTTTACCGCTAGCATATGGTGTTTTGGGCGTCCAGCTATTCCAT GAGGTTGGACATTTTCTAGCAGCATTTCCCAGTAAAGTGAAGCTGAGTATCCCGTACTTCATTCCTAACATAACCCTTGGCAGCTTTGGTGCAATCACTCAG TTCAAATCTATTCTTCCTGATCGAAGGGCAATGGTCGACATCTCAATGGCTGGTCCTTTTGCTGGTGCTGCACTTTCCTTCTTGATGTTTTGTGTTGGCTTGCTGCTTTCATTGAACCCAGCTGCTGCTGGAGATTTAGTGCAAGTCCCTAGTCTGCTCTTCCAAGGCTCGTTGCTGCTTGGCCTCATTAGCAGGGCTGCACTTGGTTACAC AGCTATGCATGCTGCTACTGTTTCAATCCATCCACTCGTGATTGCTGGCTG GTGCGGTTTGACGACTTCTGCATTTAATATGCTTCCTGTTGGATGCCTTGATGGTGGAAGAGCTGTACAG GGTGCCTTTGGGAAGAATTTCTTGATTGGGTTTGGCTTGACAACATACTCTTTGCTTGGACTTGGAGTG CTTGGGGGGCCGTTATCGCTTCCCTGGGGATTATACGTTCTAATATGCCAG AGATCACCAGAGAAACCCTGCTTAAACGACGTGTCCGAGGCCGGAACATGGCGAAAAACTGCCTTAGCTATTGCCATATTTCTTGTTGTATTAACTCTCCTTCCATTATGGGATGAACTAGCAGAAGAGCTAGGTATAGGCCTTGTAACTACATTCTGA
- the LOC109712936 gene encoding BTB/POZ and MATH domain-containing protein 4-like isoform X1, producing the protein MIPEIVPPPPPGGVGAAAAAAAARDLSASPTSSRSVTETVNGSHRFVIQGYSLAKGMGVGKHIASDNFTVGGYQWAIYFYPDGKNPEDNSAYVSVFIALASEGTDVRALFELTLLDQSGKGKHKVHSHFDRSLESGPYTLKYRGSMWGYKRFFRRTALETSDFLKDDCLKINCTVGVVVSATDYSRPHSIQVPDSDIGLHFGMLLENQEGSDIVFNVAGEKFHAHKLVLAARSPIFRAEFFEGLNDEKDEITIPDMEPEVFKAMLHFIYRDTLVDDYVLAASSSVSSISDTLAAKLLAAADKYDLGRLRLLCESYLCKDISVNSVASTLALADRHHAMELKAVCLKFAAENLSAVIRSDGFEFLKENCPSLQSELLRTVAGCEEECSSGGKSQSVWAQLSDGGDTSGRRVRARI; encoded by the exons ATGATCCCGGAGATCGTCCCCCCGCCGCCTCCCGGCGGggtgggggcggcggcggcggcggcggcggcgcgggacCTCTCGGCCTCCCCGACGAGCTCCCGCTCGGTGACGGAGACGGTGAACGGATCCCACCGCTTCGTGATCCAGGGGTACTCCTTGGCGAAGGGGATGGGCGTGGGGAAGCACATCGCCAGCGACAACTTCACCGTGGGAGGGTACCAGTGGGCGATCTACTTCTACCCCGACGGGAAGAACCCCGAGGACAACTCCGCGTACGTCTCCGTGTTCATCGCCCTCGCGAGCGAGGGGACCGACGTGCGCGCGCTCTTCGAGCTTACGCTCCTCGACCAGAGCGGGAAGGGGAAGCACAAGGTGCACAGCCACTTCGATCGCTCGCTCGAGAGCGGGCCTTACACGCTCAAGTACCGCGGGAGCATGTG GGGTTATAAACGCTTCTTCAGGAGGACCGCTCTTGAGACATCAGATTTTCTTAAAGATGACTGCTTGAAGATAAACTGTACTGTTGGTGTCGTGGTGTCAGCTACAGATTATTCCAGACCACACTCAATACAGGTCCCTGATTCTGATATAGGATTGCATTTTGGTATGCTTCTGGAGAATCAGGAAGGTTCAGACATTGTTTTTAATGTGGCCGGGGAGAAATTTCATGCCCATAAGTTGGTGTTGGCTGCTCGATCTCCTATATTTAGAGCTGAGTTTTTTGAGGGGTTAAATGATGAGAAGGATGAGATTACTATTCCTGATATGGAACCAGAGGTCTTCAAG GCGATGCTACACTTTATCTACAGAGATACTCTGGTTGATGATTATGTCTTGGCTGCATCAAGTTCTGTTTCGTCTATTTCTGATACTTTGGCTGCAAAATTATTGGCAGCTGCAGATAAATATGACTTGGGAAGGCTTAGGTTATTGTGCGAATCTTACTTGTGCAAGGATATATCTGTAAATTCTGTTGCGAGCACTCTTGCATTGGCGGATCGTCATCATGCCATGGAACTTAAGGCAGTTTGCCTAAAATTTGCTGCCGAAAACCTTTCAG CTGTAATACGGTCTGATGGCTTTGAGTTTCTCAAAGAGAATTGTCCCTCACTGCAGTCGGAGCTTCTGAGGACGGTTGCCGGGTGTGAGGAGGAATGCAGCAGCGGCGGCAAGAGCCAGAGCGTGTGGGCCCAGCTCTCGGATGGTGGGGACACCAGCGGCCGCAGGGTGAGGGCGAGAATCTGA
- the LOC109712936 gene encoding BTB/POZ and MATH domain-containing protein 4-like isoform X3 — MIPEIVPPPPPGGVGAAAAAAAARDLSASPTSSRSVTETVNGSHRFVIQGYSLAKGMGVGKHIASDNFTVGGYQWAIYFYPDGKNPEDNSAYVSVFIALASEGTDVRALFELTLLDQSGKGKHKVHSHFDRSLESGPYTLKYRGSMWGYKRFFRRTALETSDFLKDDCLKINCTVGVVVSATDYSRPHSIQVPDSDIGLHFGMLLENQEGSDIVFNVAGEKFHAHKLVLAARSPIFRAEFFEGLNDEKDEITIPDMEPEVFKAMLHFIYRDTLVDDYVLAASSSVSSISDTLAAKLLAAADKYDLGRLRLLCESYLCKDISVNSVASTLALADRHHAMELKAVCLKFAAENLSVGASEDGCRV, encoded by the exons ATGATCCCGGAGATCGTCCCCCCGCCGCCTCCCGGCGGggtgggggcggcggcggcggcggcggcggcgcgggacCTCTCGGCCTCCCCGACGAGCTCCCGCTCGGTGACGGAGACGGTGAACGGATCCCACCGCTTCGTGATCCAGGGGTACTCCTTGGCGAAGGGGATGGGCGTGGGGAAGCACATCGCCAGCGACAACTTCACCGTGGGAGGGTACCAGTGGGCGATCTACTTCTACCCCGACGGGAAGAACCCCGAGGACAACTCCGCGTACGTCTCCGTGTTCATCGCCCTCGCGAGCGAGGGGACCGACGTGCGCGCGCTCTTCGAGCTTACGCTCCTCGACCAGAGCGGGAAGGGGAAGCACAAGGTGCACAGCCACTTCGATCGCTCGCTCGAGAGCGGGCCTTACACGCTCAAGTACCGCGGGAGCATGTG GGGTTATAAACGCTTCTTCAGGAGGACCGCTCTTGAGACATCAGATTTTCTTAAAGATGACTGCTTGAAGATAAACTGTACTGTTGGTGTCGTGGTGTCAGCTACAGATTATTCCAGACCACACTCAATACAGGTCCCTGATTCTGATATAGGATTGCATTTTGGTATGCTTCTGGAGAATCAGGAAGGTTCAGACATTGTTTTTAATGTGGCCGGGGAGAAATTTCATGCCCATAAGTTGGTGTTGGCTGCTCGATCTCCTATATTTAGAGCTGAGTTTTTTGAGGGGTTAAATGATGAGAAGGATGAGATTACTATTCCTGATATGGAACCAGAGGTCTTCAAG GCGATGCTACACTTTATCTACAGAGATACTCTGGTTGATGATTATGTCTTGGCTGCATCAAGTTCTGTTTCGTCTATTTCTGATACTTTGGCTGCAAAATTATTGGCAGCTGCAGATAAATATGACTTGGGAAGGCTTAGGTTATTGTGCGAATCTTACTTGTGCAAGGATATATCTGTAAATTCTGTTGCGAGCACTCTTGCATTGGCGGATCGTCATCATGCCATGGAACTTAAGGCAGTTTGCCTAAAATTTGCTGCCGAAAACCTTTCAG TCGGAGCTTCTGAGGACGGTTGCCGGGTGTGA
- the LOC109712936 gene encoding BTB/POZ and MATH domain-containing protein 4-like isoform X2, with translation MIPEIVPPPPPGGVGAAAAAAAARDLSASPTSSRSVTETVNGSHRFVIQGYSLAKGMGVGKHIASDNFTVGGYQWAIYFYPDGKNPEDNSAYVSVFIALASEGTDVRALFELTLLDQSGKGKHKVHSHFDRSLESGPYTLKYRGSMWGYKRFFRRTALETSDFLKDDCLKINCTVGVVVSATDYSRPHSIQVPDSDIGLHFGMLLENQEGSDIVFNVAGEKFHAHKLVLAARSPIFRAEFFEGLNDEKDEITIPDMEPEVFKAMLHFIYRDTLVDDYVLAASSSVSSISDTLAAKLLAAADKYDLGRLRLLCESYLCKDISVNSVASTLALADRHHAMELKAVCLKFAAENLSGAFCVWCACGRGWVGVRVGVGVLVDGLGTWNMGCYLNPVSISRNTADYRLCG, from the exons ATGATCCCGGAGATCGTCCCCCCGCCGCCTCCCGGCGGggtgggggcggcggcggcggcggcggcggcgcgggacCTCTCGGCCTCCCCGACGAGCTCCCGCTCGGTGACGGAGACGGTGAACGGATCCCACCGCTTCGTGATCCAGGGGTACTCCTTGGCGAAGGGGATGGGCGTGGGGAAGCACATCGCCAGCGACAACTTCACCGTGGGAGGGTACCAGTGGGCGATCTACTTCTACCCCGACGGGAAGAACCCCGAGGACAACTCCGCGTACGTCTCCGTGTTCATCGCCCTCGCGAGCGAGGGGACCGACGTGCGCGCGCTCTTCGAGCTTACGCTCCTCGACCAGAGCGGGAAGGGGAAGCACAAGGTGCACAGCCACTTCGATCGCTCGCTCGAGAGCGGGCCTTACACGCTCAAGTACCGCGGGAGCATGTG GGGTTATAAACGCTTCTTCAGGAGGACCGCTCTTGAGACATCAGATTTTCTTAAAGATGACTGCTTGAAGATAAACTGTACTGTTGGTGTCGTGGTGTCAGCTACAGATTATTCCAGACCACACTCAATACAGGTCCCTGATTCTGATATAGGATTGCATTTTGGTATGCTTCTGGAGAATCAGGAAGGTTCAGACATTGTTTTTAATGTGGCCGGGGAGAAATTTCATGCCCATAAGTTGGTGTTGGCTGCTCGATCTCCTATATTTAGAGCTGAGTTTTTTGAGGGGTTAAATGATGAGAAGGATGAGATTACTATTCCTGATATGGAACCAGAGGTCTTCAAG GCGATGCTACACTTTATCTACAGAGATACTCTGGTTGATGATTATGTCTTGGCTGCATCAAGTTCTGTTTCGTCTATTTCTGATACTTTGGCTGCAAAATTATTGGCAGCTGCAGATAAATATGACTTGGGAAGGCTTAGGTTATTGTGCGAATCTTACTTGTGCAAGGATATATCTGTAAATTCTGTTGCGAGCACTCTTGCATTGGCGGATCGTCATCATGCCATGGAACTTAAGGCAGTTTGCCTAAAATTTGCTGCCGAAAACCTTTCAG GAGCTTTTTGCGTGTGGTGCGCGTGCGGACGTGGGTGGGTGGGTGTTCGTGTTGGTGTCGGTGTTCTTGTGGATGGTCTTGGAACTTGGAACATGGGTTGTTATTTAAATCCAGTCTCAATTAGTCGAAATACCGCAGACTATAGGCTTTGCGGTTAA